The genomic DNA ACAAAAAAATTTATTTGAGCTTCATCACAAACCACATGAAAAACGCATATTCCTATAACTAGATTTGAAAGTAATATCCCAAAAACTTTTATACCTTTTTTTTTAAACTCTTTAGCCCATTGTTTTTTGCTCCATAAAGCAATGGTATTTGAATCTAATTCATAACATAAATCAATATCATTCTCATATATCTGTTTAATCGATAACATTTTATAATGAAAGAATAGTCAAATAAACTTGAATTAAATGTCATTATAAAATATGACGATTTTAGAATGACTTTATTTTAGAGTTTTCCCATGGAAGAAAAAAAATCCTTTTTAAAACAAAAGATTGATTTCAACAGTCCAAATAAAAATATAGTACCTATCACTACATCCATTGGAAGTGATGGAAAGTTATCAGTTGGTGGATGTTCAATAGAAGAATTAGTTAACAAGTATGATTCTCCTCTTTATATTCTAGACGAAGTAACTCTAAGAAACTCTTGTAGAGCATACAAAAAAGCATTAGAAAAGTATTACCCAGGGAAATCTCTTCCCATATATGCCTCCAAGGCTAATAGTTCAATCTTCATGAGTAATCTAATTTCTTCAGAAGGTTTAGGTCTTGATGCGGTTTCAGAAGGAGAACTATTAACGGCGCTTAAAGGTGGGGTACCTAATGAAAAAATTGTCTTCCATGGTAACAATAAATCAGACAAAGAAATTGAGTTTGCTGTAAGAAATAATATTAGAATAATTGTAGATAATGATTATGACTTAGAAAGATTAGAGCAAATCTCAACTGCATTTAATAGTGATTTAGAAATAATGGTTCGCTTTACTCCTGGGATTGAATGCCATACGCATGAATATATAAGAACAGGATCATTTGATAGCAAATTTGGTTTTGGAATTGAATATTTAAATATTTTATTTGAGAGAGTCAGCAAGACAAAACATCTTAAATTAAAAGGATTACATGCACATATTGGGTCACAGATTTTTGAACTAGACCCACATAAAGATCTAGGCGAAATAATGGTGAATGTCATTCTAGACGCCAAAAAATTTGGCCATGATATTCAAAAATTGAATGTAGGTGGAGGTTTAGGCATTAAATATACAGAAAAGGACGATCCCCCTTCAATTGATGAATGGGTGAAAACAATTTCTACATCTGTTATTAAAGCTTGTAAAAAACACAGCCTAGCTTTACCTACTTTGATGTGTGAGCCAGGAAGATCAATTGTATCCACAGCAGGAATAACAATTTACAAAATTGGGGCGTTTAAAGAAATACCTGGGATCAGAACATATTTGTCTGTTGATGGTGGGATGAGTGATAATCCAAGACCGATAACATATCAATCAAATTATTCCGCTTGTTTGGTAAGTAATCCTTTTAACATAAATTCCAAAAATAAATATACTATCGCTGGTAAACACTGCGAATCAGGAGATGTGTTGTTTAAAGAGATAGAACTAGCTAATTGCAAAACAGGAGATCTCATATGTGTTTTTGGTACTGGTGCTTACAATAACTCAATGAGTTCTAATTACAACAGAATTCCAAGACCTGCTGCTCTATTGGTTTCTGATGGTGAAGCAGAAATTATCCAAAAAAGAGAAAGTCCGTTGGATCTTTTAAAATACGACGTCTTACCTGATCGCTTTCTTAAACAAAATTAGGTACATTTAGATTAATTTTGTTTTTAATGTGAATTTCTGGGGGATCATAAATTTAAAGCTTTTATTAGATGTCTTATTCGCTGTAGGTTTTGGACTTTTATTATTTTCTAGAGTTAAAGAACAGAGAACTTTATGGCTTTTAAGGGGATATTTGTTTTTAGTTTCATCAGCTTGGTTTATTCAAAGATATGCATATCTTCCATTAACATCAAAATTAATTGATGCTGCAGTCCTCGCATGCTCTCTCTCTTTAGCGATACTTTGGCAAGGAGAGCTAAGAAGGTTAATGGAATTGTTAGGTACTGGTAGGTTAGCTGTATTACTAGGAAATCCACCAAAGGAATTCAGAGCAACATCCACTACTATTACTCAGTTAGTTGATACTGCAGGTAAACTCTCTCAGAATAGGAGAGGTGCTTTAATCGTTGTGGATTTGGGGAGTGATTTAAGGCCTGAAGATTTCTTGTATTCAGGGACAAATATTGAGGCGCAACTATCAACTGAACTTTTAATAAATCTTTTTGCAACAGATACACCGCTGCATGATGGAGCAGTTCTTGTGAAAGGTAATAAAATAATATCTGCAGGTGTAATACTTCCACTCTCGCGGCAAGGAATTAGCAGATACGGTACAAGACATTTGGCTGCATTGGGAATTACAGAAAGATTTGATAGATGCATTTGTATTGTTGTTTCTGAAGAGACAGGTACGTTATCATTAGCAAATCAGGGAAAACTTGAAAGGCCAATTACTAGCAGTAGGTTACAAGAACTTCTTGTGAATTTAATAGGGAATCAAAACTCTATGGGAACTAATAAACCATCTTTAAGTAAAAATTCTTTGTCCCAAAAGACAAATACAAGTGATAATATTATTGATGAAATTAATGAAAAAGAGTCCAAAAAATCAGAAATCATTACCACTAAAAGGGACTAGAAAATGAGATTAGGAAAATTAATAGACGATAAAATTAATGATTTATTAATAAAAATAGACATGCAAAAAGTACCCAATCATGTAGCAATAATTATGGATGGCAATGGGAGATGGGCCACTGGAAAGGGTTTACCTCGATCATTTGGGCATAAACAGGGGGTTATTGTATTAAAAGAAATTCTCAAAGCTGCAAAAAATTTAGGTTGCAAAATAATTACTGTTTATGCTTTTTCAACTGAGAATTGGACAAGGCCAACAAAAGAAGTTGAATTTCTCATAAATCTTTTTAGCGAAGTTTTAAAAAATGAAATTAAAGAGATACATGAAGAATCAACAAAAATAAAATTTATTGGAGATTTAACTCCTTTTCCAAAAAATTTAAAAGAAATAATCTCTAGTTCAGAATCTTTAACTAAAAACAACAATAAATTTTTATTCAATGTTTGTGTTAATTATGGAGGTAGGCAAGAAATAGTAAAAGTTGCAAAACAATTAGCACTAAAATCTTCTTCCGGAGAAATAAAGCCAAATGAAATTGACGAAAAATTATTTGATTCAGAGCTACTAACTGGAGGTATTAAGGATCCAGAATTACTTATAAGAACTAGTGGCGAAAAGAGAATAAGTAATTTTCTATTATGGCAACTAGCATATTCAGAAATTTATATATCTGACGTACTTTGGCCTGATTTCAATGAGTATGAATTTCTTAAGGCAATAATTGATTACCAATCAAGGAATAGACGTTTCGGCGGTATAGAATCATTACCAAATGAATCTTTAAAAGATTCTCAATGTTCTTCCTAACAAAAATGACTAATGCGAATAATCATCAGTTAGATAACGAATTTAGATTTGATTGGGAAAGACAAGAAATTCTAGAAATACTTAATAAACCTCTGATCGATTTAATGTGGGAATCACAAATCGTTCACAGAAAATTCAACAAATACAACATTCAATTAGCATCGTTGTTCAGCGTAAAAACTGGTGGTTGCGAGGAAAATTGTTCGTATTGTAGCCAATCAATTTATAGTGCTAGCGAAATCAAAAGTCATCCACAATTTCAAGTTGAAGAGGTTTTAAAAAGAGCCCAAATAGCAAAGAATGAAGGTGCAGATAGGTTTTGTATGGGTTGGGCATGGAGAGAAATTAGAGATGGGAAATCTTTTAATGCAATGTTAGAGATGATTAGCGGTGTGAGAGATTTAGGAATGGAAGCATGTGTTACAGCTGGGATGCTTACAGAAGAACAAGCTTACAAACTAGCTGATGCAGGTTTGACTGCGTATAACCACAATCTTGATACTAGTCCTGAGTATTATAAAAATATTATTACGACTAGAACTTATCAAGACAGACTAGATACTATCAAAAGAGTAAGAAATGCAGGAATAAATGTTTGTTGTGGAGGAATAATAGGTTTAGGTGAAACCAATGGCGATAGAGCATCTCTTTTGGAAGTGCTTTCAAACATGAATCCACACCCTGAAAGTGTTCCTATAAATTCATTAGTAGCTATTGAAGGTACTGGTCTAGAAGATAATAAAGAAATTGATTCTATTGAGATGATAAGAATGATAGCTACAGCCAGAATTCTTATGCCTAAGAGTAAAATAAGATTAAGTGCAGGTCGAGAAAAGCTCTCAAAAGAAGCCCAAATTTTATGTTTTCAATGTGGTGCAAATTCAATTTTTTATGGAGATGAGTTACTCACAACTTCAAATCCATCTTTTCAATCAGACAGAAAACTTCTTAAAGAGGTTGGAGTATCATTTAATAAAGATTTTGAAAGTAGTAAAAAAACATTATCTTCTTTATGAAAGGCAAAATTTATAAAATAGTTTCTCTTTATTCTTTTTTCCCATTTCAAGAAAACTTAATTATTGATCTCAAAAATAAATTATTAGAAATTGAAAATGAAAACGATCTCTCAGGCTTATTAATCTTGGCAAGTGAAGGAATTAATGGAACTATTTGTGCTAAGAAAAATGTAATTGATATTGTTATCAATTTACTTAACAATTATACAGAAAATAAAAATTTGAATATGAAAGTAAACTTTTCAGAAAAGAAAGTCTTCAAAAAATTAAAAATAAAAATCAAGAAAGAAATAGTTACCATGGGTGTCCATGAAATAAATCCTCCAGAAAATAATGGGACCTATATTGACTCAGCTGATTGGAATAAGTTAATTAAAAATCAAAATACAATAGTCATCGATACTAGAAATCATTATGAGGTTTCTATAGGTACATTTCAGAACTCTATAAACCCAAATACAAGAAACTTTAGCGAATTCCCCAAGTGGGTAGATGATCATTTAGATACCCTCTTAGAAAATAAAGAGTCTTCAAATATAGCTATGTTTTGTACCGGAGGAATTAGATGTGAAAAAGCTACTAGTTTGCTGAAAAAGAAAGGTTATAAAAACATATATCACCTACAAGGGGGCATCCTTCAATACCTTGATGATATACCAAAAGAAAAAAGTTTATTTGAAGGTGAATGTTATGTTTTTGATAAAAGAGTTGCTTTAAATCAAGAATTAGAAAAAGGCTCCTACTCGATTTGTCATGCATGTGGAATGCCAATTTCAATTCAAGATCAAGAAAGAAAAGAATATAGAAAGGGAATCCAATGTCATTTCTGCATAGATCAGTTCAGTGATGATGATAGGAAAAGGTTTGAAGAAAGACAAAAACAGATCGATAGATTAAAAGTGGAAAATCATAAAATCCATAAGTATTAATTTTCAAAAATCATGAGAGTTGAAGAATTAGAAAAATTAGCAGGTACCATTGGATTATTAATTAAAATTCAAGTTAGAGAAACTCTAGGATTATGTTTATTTAGAATCGTTGTAGCAGATCAGAAAGATAACATCATTAAGATTTGGGCCGAAATGAAAGGTTGGACTTATTTAAATAAACAAGGTATTCAGCTTGATACATTAAGAATCCTTAGTAAAGCTCCCGCTTTTGTTTCAGAATTAATATGGGCAACAACTATGGCTTGGGCAATTGAAAAAAAATCAAGCAACAAAGCAAGGCTTTTAGCGATTTTTGATAGTGAAGGTTATAGTAAAAAACTTGTAAGATATTTCAAGTTAATAGGCTTCAAAATTGTGAAAGAAGTTGGTTCTAGCCCAGAAGATCTTTTATTAAGATTGGTCTGGGGAGGTGCAGGCACACTTATGAACGGGGAATGTAATTACATATTGAAAAAACTTGAAAAGAAACTTTCTTTAATTGAAGAAAGTTAACCCGCATGATAACTACTTCTAACTAAAGGGCCAGAAGATACTTTCTTGAATCCCAATTTCTTAGAGAAGCGATATAAATATTCAAACTCTGATGGATCCCAATATTTCTTAACTGGTAAATGGTTGAATGAGGGCCTTAAATATTGGCCGATTGTAATTTGATCACAATCTATTTTTTTAAGATCAGAAATTGTATTTTTTATTTCATCCAATGTTTCCCCAAGGCCTAACATTATGCCTGATTTAGTTTGAATATGAGGAGCAATATCTTTTGATTTTTTTAGTAAACTAAGAGACTTCTTATAATTTGCACCTCTCCTAACTTCTTTTTGCAGTCTTTCAACAGTTTCAAGATTATGATTAAAGCATATTGGATCTTTTTCTAAAATCATCTTCAATCTCTCAGTTTGAAGGTTATTAGTTTCATCAAAATTTTTGCCCCCACCCCATAAATCAGGAGTTAAAACCTCTATTTTTATTGTTGAATCAATTTTTCTAATCTCATCAATTGTAGATATAAATAAATTTGCACCATGATCAGAGAGATCGTCTCTAGCTACTGATGTCAAAACTACATATTTCAAATTTAGTACTTTCACTGCTTCAGCGACTTGAGAACATTCATCAATATTGATAGAACTAGGTCTACCTTTATTTACCTGACAAAAAGCACATGAACGAGAACATATTGATCCACCCAGTAAGAAAGTGGCTGTTCCTGAGGCATAACATTCTGATCTATTTGGACATCTTGCTTCTTCACAAATAGTATGAATATTTGATTTTTTGATAAGTGTTTGAATTTTTTCAAATTCTGAAGCTTTACTAATAGGAAATTTAATCCAAGAGGGAAGTCTTAGGATTTTTTCTTTCTTGATTAGATTATTGTCTCTCATTGTCTAATTTAGTTTTGTTCTTCCTTCTAAAGCCCTTGCAAGTGTAACTTCATCCACATATTCAAGTTCACTACCCATTGGGAGGCCATATGCAATCCTCGTAACTTTAGTAAAAGGTGCTAACAATTTTCCAATATAAAGACTTGTTGTATCTCCCTCAACACTGGGGGTCAATGCCAATATGATCTCATCTATTTCAGACTTACTAACTCTTTCTACCAAGCTTCTTATTTCTAAGAGTTCGGGGCCAACAGAATCCATTGGGGATATTAAACCGCCAATAACGTGGTAAACACCTTTAAATTCTCTGGCGCGCTCCAAAGCAAGCAAATCTTTAGTTTCTGCTACTACACAGATTAGTTTTTGATTTCTTTCAGTATTTTTACAAATTTCACATTCATCTTCTGAAGTCAAATTGAAACATTTTTTGCAACGACCAACATTACTATGTGCTTCTAACAAAGCCTTTGAAAAATCTCTTATTGTACTTTCAGGTTGTTTTAAAATAAACAGGGCTAATCGTTGAGCTGTTCTTGGACCAATCCCTGGGAATTTCTCAAAATGACCAATTAATTTTGAAAGCGGTTTGGTATAAGTAATCAAAATCAAACTATTTCTAGGAATAATTTAGACGCAAAATTCTGAATTGCCATAATTGTTTGCTTTTAATGTCTTATTATGTTTTTAGTTAGCAATTTAAAACAACATGAAAAATATCAAATTTAATCCTTTCAAATATTTATTTTTGATTTTTTTGTGTTTAACACTGAGTGCTTGTAGTGGCGGACTAAATGCAGGATTAGAAGCTTATCAAAGTCCAGATGGAAGATATGCCTTTTTGTATCCAACAGGATGGACTAGAGTAAAAGTCGATGGAGGGCCTGAAATTATTTATCATGATCTAATAAATAGTAATGAGACCTTAAGTTTAGTCATTTCTGATGTAAATAAAGAGGTTCAATTAGAGCAATTAGGAAGCCCAAGTGAAGTAGGTCAAACATTAATTGATAAAGTCATTGCTCCCGAAGGTTCAGGTAGAGAGGTAAAACTTATAAATGCAAATAAGAGAGAAGCATCCAATCATATTTTCTACGATTTAGAGTATGAATTAAATTTAAATGAACAGGCCAGACACGAATTAGCTACTGTCGTAATTGATAGAGGAACACTTTACACTTTCGCTGTCGGAACAAATGAAGAGAGATGGAATAAAGTTGACGGTATGTTTAGTAATGTAATTGAATCATTTAACTTTTTAATATAGTTTAGAAATTCTATACTAGATTCCCACTTGAACATTCCATAAATCAGCATATATTTTGTCCTGATCTAATAGTCTTTCATGTTTTCCGCTTTCAACTATTTTACCTTTATCAATAACTACAATGTTATCCGCATTTTTTATGGTGCTTAATCTATGAGCTATTACTATGGTTGTTCTTTCTTTGGTGATTTTAGATAATGATTTTTGAATTAAAGCCTCTGTTTCATTATCAACTGAGGCTGTAGCTTCATCTAATATTAGTATTGGTGCATCCTTTAAAACAGCTCTAGCCAAGGCAATTCTTTGACGTTGTCCGCCTGAGAGCCTTTGGCCCCTTTCCCCCACTATAGTTTTATAACCATCTGGTAATTGTTCAATAAATTTATGAGCTTCTGCAATCTTTGAAGCTTGAATGATATCTTTAAGACTTGGGTTGATTGAGCCATAAGCAATATTTTCTTGAACACTGCC from Prochlorococcus marinus XMU1402 includes the following:
- the psbP gene encoding photosystem II reaction center PsbP, which translates into the protein MKNIKFNPFKYLFLIFLCLTLSACSGGLNAGLEAYQSPDGRYAFLYPTGWTRVKVDGGPEIIYHDLINSNETLSLVISDVNKEVQLEQLGSPSEVGQTLIDKVIAPEGSGREVKLINANKREASNHIFYDLEYELNLNEQARHELATVVIDRGTLYTFAVGTNEERWNKVDGMFSNVIESFNFLI
- the cdaA gene encoding diadenylate cyclase CdaA; the encoded protein is MNFWGIINLKLLLDVLFAVGFGLLLFSRVKEQRTLWLLRGYLFLVSSAWFIQRYAYLPLTSKLIDAAVLACSLSLAILWQGELRRLMELLGTGRLAVLLGNPPKEFRATSTTITQLVDTAGKLSQNRRGALIVVDLGSDLRPEDFLYSGTNIEAQLSTELLINLFATDTPLHDGAVLVKGNKIISAGVILPLSRQGISRYGTRHLAALGITERFDRCICIVVSEETGTLSLANQGKLERPITSSRLQELLVNLIGNQNSMGTNKPSLSKNSLSQKTNTSDNIIDEINEKESKKSEIITTKRD
- a CDS encoding rhodanese-related sulfurtransferase, producing MKGKIYKIVSLYSFFPFQENLIIDLKNKLLEIENENDLSGLLILASEGINGTICAKKNVIDIVINLLNNYTENKNLNMKVNFSEKKVFKKLKIKIKKEIVTMGVHEINPPENNGTYIDSADWNKLIKNQNTIVIDTRNHYEVSIGTFQNSINPNTRNFSEFPKWVDDHLDTLLENKESSNIAMFCTGGIRCEKATSLLKKKGYKNIYHLQGGILQYLDDIPKEKSLFEGECYVFDKRVALNQELEKGSYSICHACGMPISIQDQERKEYRKGIQCHFCIDQFSDDDRKRFEERQKQIDRLKVENHKIHKY
- a CDS encoding isoprenyl transferase; translated protein: MRLGKLIDDKINDLLIKIDMQKVPNHVAIIMDGNGRWATGKGLPRSFGHKQGVIVLKEILKAAKNLGCKIITVYAFSTENWTRPTKEVEFLINLFSEVLKNEIKEIHEESTKIKFIGDLTPFPKNLKEIISSSESLTKNNNKFLFNVCVNYGGRQEIVKVAKQLALKSSSGEIKPNEIDEKLFDSELLTGGIKDPELLIRTSGEKRISNFLLWQLAYSEIYISDVLWPDFNEYEFLKAIIDYQSRNRRFGGIESLPNESLKDSQCSS
- the bioB gene encoding biotin synthase BioB, which codes for MTNANNHQLDNEFRFDWERQEILEILNKPLIDLMWESQIVHRKFNKYNIQLASLFSVKTGGCEENCSYCSQSIYSASEIKSHPQFQVEEVLKRAQIAKNEGADRFCMGWAWREIRDGKSFNAMLEMISGVRDLGMEACVTAGMLTEEQAYKLADAGLTAYNHNLDTSPEYYKNIITTRTYQDRLDTIKRVRNAGINVCCGGIIGLGETNGDRASLLEVLSNMNPHPESVPINSLVAIEGTGLEDNKEIDSIEMIRMIATARILMPKSKIRLSAGREKLSKEAQILCFQCGANSIFYGDELLTTSNPSFQSDRKLLKEVGVSFNKDFESSKKTLSSL
- the recR gene encoding recombination mediator RecR gives rise to the protein MITYTKPLSKLIGHFEKFPGIGPRTAQRLALFILKQPESTIRDFSKALLEAHSNVGRCKKCFNLTSEDECEICKNTERNQKLICVVAETKDLLALERAREFKGVYHVIGGLISPMDSVGPELLEIRSLVERVSKSEIDEIILALTPSVEGDTTSLYIGKLLAPFTKVTRIAYGLPMGSELEYVDEVTLARALEGRTKLN
- the lysA gene encoding diaminopimelate decarboxylase, with translation MEEKKSFLKQKIDFNSPNKNIVPITTSIGSDGKLSVGGCSIEELVNKYDSPLYILDEVTLRNSCRAYKKALEKYYPGKSLPIYASKANSSIFMSNLISSEGLGLDAVSEGELLTALKGGVPNEKIVFHGNNKSDKEIEFAVRNNIRIIVDNDYDLERLEQISTAFNSDLEIMVRFTPGIECHTHEYIRTGSFDSKFGFGIEYLNILFERVSKTKHLKLKGLHAHIGSQIFELDPHKDLGEIMVNVILDAKKFGHDIQKLNVGGGLGIKYTEKDDPPSIDEWVKTISTSVIKACKKHSLALPTLMCEPGRSIVSTAGITIYKIGAFKEIPGIRTYLSVDGGMSDNPRPITYQSNYSACLVSNPFNINSKNKYTIAGKHCESGDVLFKEIELANCKTGDLICVFGTGAYNNSMSSNYNRIPRPAALLVSDGEAEIIQKRESPLDLLKYDVLPDRFLKQN
- the lipA gene encoding lipoyl synthase codes for the protein MRDNNLIKKEKILRLPSWIKFPISKASEFEKIQTLIKKSNIHTICEEARCPNRSECYASGTATFLLGGSICSRSCAFCQVNKGRPSSINIDECSQVAEAVKVLNLKYVVLTSVARDDLSDHGANLFISTIDEIRKIDSTIKIEVLTPDLWGGGKNFDETNNLQTERLKMILEKDPICFNHNLETVERLQKEVRRGANYKKSLSLLKKSKDIAPHIQTKSGIMLGLGETLDEIKNTISDLKKIDCDQITIGQYLRPSFNHLPVKKYWDPSEFEYLYRFSKKLGFKKVSSGPLVRSSYHAG